Proteins encoded together in one Halothermothrix orenii H 168 window:
- a CDS encoding extracellular solute-binding protein, whose product MKKFAVIAVVALLVVSMFSLSIAAKTKIKVACFPDQDSGFEAILDQFHAEHPDIEVELVVNGFADHHNTLLTQIAAGAEVPDVAMIEIGYIANFVSKGGFVNLLEEPYNAGQFKENIVPYKWAQGSTDDGRLIAFPTDIAPGTIYYRRDKLAELGYEIEDMKTLEDWIEAGSQFAKDLDGDGVNDRWLLADATDIFFMIAKSGEELYFNEDGECIVDSPRFIKAFKAAKMVRDMGLDARIGAWTNEWYSTFKDGTVLMQPSGAWLGGHIRNWIAPDTAGKWGVTNLPDGMYCNWGGSFAAIPEKAEHKEEAWEFIKFIATRKDTQIAQFKASNIFPAWMPAFDDPVFQEEMEFYGGQKARLLWLEAAKKIPNVVTNKYDVIAEEIVTAALTDVLNNDADPVEALREAKRMIERRMRRR is encoded by the coding sequence ATGAAGAAGTTTGCCGTGATTGCTGTAGTGGCTCTGCTGGTAGTTTCAATGTTCAGTCTTTCTATAGCTGCCAAGACAAAGATTAAGGTGGCCTGTTTCCCTGATCAGGACTCTGGCTTTGAAGCAATTTTAGATCAATTCCATGCTGAACATCCTGATATTGAGGTAGAGCTGGTAGTTAATGGTTTTGCCGATCACCACAACACTCTGCTTACCCAGATTGCTGCCGGGGCAGAGGTACCTGATGTTGCCATGATTGAAATTGGGTATATTGCCAACTTTGTCTCCAAAGGTGGTTTTGTAAATCTCCTCGAAGAACCATATAACGCTGGCCAGTTTAAGGAAAATATCGTTCCCTATAAATGGGCACAGGGAAGTACTGATGACGGCCGCTTAATTGCTTTTCCAACTGATATTGCACCGGGTACAATTTATTATCGCAGGGATAAACTGGCTGAACTTGGCTATGAAATTGAAGATATGAAGACTTTAGAAGACTGGATTGAAGCCGGTTCTCAATTTGCTAAAGACTTAGATGGTGACGGTGTCAATGATCGCTGGTTACTGGCTGACGCTACTGATATTTTCTTTATGATTGCTAAAAGTGGTGAAGAACTTTACTTTAATGAAGACGGTGAGTGTATAGTTGATTCCCCAAGGTTTATCAAGGCCTTTAAGGCTGCCAAGATGGTCAGGGATATGGGACTCGATGCCAGGATAGGTGCCTGGACCAATGAATGGTATTCTACCTTTAAAGATGGTACAGTCTTAATGCAACCTTCAGGAGCATGGCTTGGTGGCCATATCCGTAACTGGATTGCTCCTGACACAGCAGGCAAATGGGGTGTAACCAACCTCCCGGATGGAATGTACTGTAACTGGGGTGGATCCTTTGCAGCTATACCGGAGAAAGCTGAACATAAGGAAGAAGCCTGGGAATTTATTAAATTTATTGCCACCAGAAAGGATACCCAGATTGCCCAGTTTAAAGCTTCAAATATCTTCCCGGCCTGGATGCCTGCCTTTGATGACCCGGTCTTTCAGGAAGAAATGGAATTCTATGGTGGACAGAAGGCCCGTTTACTCTGGCTTGAAGCAGCCAAGAAGATTCCTAATGTTGTAACCAATAAATATGATGTTATTGCTGAAGAGATTGTTACTGCAGCCCTGACAGATGTACTTAATAATGATGCTGATCCTGTAGAAGCACTCAGGGAAGCTAAAAGAATGATTGAAAGAAGGATGAGAAGAAGGTAA
- a CDS encoding carbohydrate ABC transporter permease, with the protein MRLSKKVAPYVFISPFYILFFIFGAFPILYSFFLSFHIWDGISPKEFVGLENYLFVLTDPWFWQSVWNTLVIFVLTTIPQHVIALFLAFILNSKLVKFKALFRSSYFLPYITSSVAVAMIFGMLYGEHYGILNAILKYVANFPPIGALFESIGLNLPVRWLGEAAWIKPSIALLVTWQFTGWNLIIYYAGLKNIPHNLYEAARVDGANMRQIFFKITLPMLRPVIFFGITLSIIGNLQLFEQPFILTGGTGGTGRAGLTTALYLYRTGFNWNMFGTGSAMAYILCIFIIILSLINMKIFQKR; encoded by the coding sequence ATGAGACTAAGTAAAAAAGTAGCACCATATGTGTTTATTTCACCGTTCTACATCCTGTTCTTTATCTTTGGTGCTTTCCCAATCCTGTATTCCTTTTTCTTAAGTTTTCATATCTGGGATGGAATAAGCCCTAAAGAATTTGTGGGTCTGGAAAATTATCTATTTGTCCTGACAGATCCCTGGTTCTGGCAATCGGTCTGGAATACATTAGTTATCTTTGTATTGACAACTATACCCCAGCATGTAATTGCCCTGTTTTTAGCCTTTATTTTAAATTCTAAACTGGTAAAATTCAAGGCCTTATTCAGGTCTTCATACTTTTTGCCTTATATTACCTCTTCAGTAGCAGTGGCCATGATATTTGGGATGTTATACGGAGAACATTACGGGATATTAAATGCAATTCTAAAATATGTAGCTAATTTCCCGCCGATTGGAGCCCTTTTTGAAAGTATTGGCTTAAATTTACCGGTCAGATGGTTGGGTGAGGCAGCCTGGATCAAGCCATCGATTGCCTTGCTTGTAACCTGGCAGTTTACAGGCTGGAATTTAATTATTTATTATGCCGGGTTAAAAAATATTCCCCACAACCTATATGAAGCCGCCAGGGTAGATGGGGCCAACATGAGGCAAATATTCTTCAAAATTACCCTGCCAATGTTGCGGCCGGTTATTTTCTTTGGAATTACTCTGTCTATTATTGGTAACCTTCAGCTTTTTGAACAACCCTTTATTTTAACTGGAGGGACCGGTGGCACTGGCCGGGCCGGTTTGACTACAGCCCTGTATTTATACCGGACTGGTTTTAACTGGAATATGTTTGGAACAGGTAGTGCAATGGCTTATATTCTTTGTATCTTTATTATTATTCTATCTTTAATAAATATGAAAATATTTCAGAAAAGATAA
- a CDS encoding carbohydrate ABC transporter permease: protein MELQLNKKENITKENVTIDKKQKDWVKVLKKALLYFILIFGVLITFFPFYYMIVLATRSVEEIFNFPPPLWFGNAAQENIQILLDKLPFFQNIFNSIIVATLATLLVLFFCSLGGYGFAKYNFRGKEKLFFLMLASMMIPPLLSIIPWFIMMKAFGWINSFKPLIIPGAANAFGIFLMRQFMEEIPDEIIDAARIDGAGEFEIYYKIALPLSKPGMATLGILTFLGSWNNFMGPLLVLQEKTKYTIPVALSKLNGNFETPWGATMMGTALGVFPIVLAFVLASKYFISGLTTGATKG, encoded by the coding sequence GTGGAGTTACAGTTAAATAAGAAAGAAAATATCACCAAAGAAAATGTTACCATAGATAAGAAGCAAAAGGACTGGGTTAAGGTCCTCAAAAAAGCACTTCTTTATTTTATTTTGATTTTCGGGGTGTTAATTACATTTTTCCCATTTTATTATATGATAGTCCTGGCAACCCGTAGTGTTGAAGAAATTTTTAATTTTCCACCCCCCCTCTGGTTTGGTAATGCTGCTCAGGAGAACATACAGATTTTGCTGGATAAGCTGCCATTTTTCCAGAATATCTTTAATTCAATCATTGTTGCCACTCTGGCTACCTTACTGGTATTGTTTTTCTGTTCCCTCGGGGGGTATGGTTTTGCTAAATATAACTTCAGGGGAAAAGAAAAATTATTCTTTCTTATGTTAGCCAGTATGATGATTCCACCATTATTATCAATTATACCCTGGTTTATTATGATGAAAGCCTTTGGCTGGATCAATAGCTTTAAACCATTAATTATACCAGGGGCTGCCAATGCCTTTGGTATTTTCTTGATGAGGCAGTTTATGGAAGAAATACCTGATGAGATTATTGATGCAGCCAGGATTGATGGTGCCGGGGAGTTTGAAATTTATTATAAAATTGCCCTACCTTTAAGCAAACCAGGGATGGCTACTTTAGGTATCCTGACTTTCCTGGGTTCCTGGAATAACTTTATGGGCCCCCTGCTTGTACTCCAGGAAAAAACAAAATACACCATACCTGTTGCCCTCTCAAAGCTAAATGGTAACTTTGAAACTCCCTGGGGAGCAACGATGATGGGTACTGCTCTCGGGGTTTTCCCGATAGTACTGGCCTTTGTTCTGGCATCTAAATATTTTATTTCTGGTTTAACGACAGGTGCTACCAAGGGATAA
- a CDS encoding methyl-accepting chemotaxis protein, which translates to MFSFLKIITKPFLYLVRLVKSLDRFVIKILGRLKIGKRIMLFILLMIITIVGISSYQIYNSYLNTLENNEREKLQQDLRVISNQLEQRKIEVSSIAGSLAKMPLARKIIYDMEYDKTYWEYIMGQLQVDGIEIRDFDFESVARVGNVGVDFEKNNELKQKIVDLILSGVDVTFFTHNDKYIQVNAVSSVIDEFRIPGLGGIMVSKFLGSEFIKLLPFNDEYGVQLYYNQKLIDSNQIGSNFNDVALITSDIENTFNSGSDSYLICKREINGEIYSVGYLPIKNFFGKPIGYIVLIQSRAGVVGKINDMFRQIIINSLVIIGISSLFVLLITQSITHPLNKVIGGARQVSQGDLRVTIEADSKDQFLVLSDNFNQMVANLKNVVSSLLYSSDNVYKMSQNLSASVQEVSATSEEVAATSEKIALGAEEQATKTKETEKLLDNIKKGAEDVSESSAKIVEVVDNVQKQSIDGLDVIKKARNHMGKTLEELDLTNEVIDNLRDSIDQINTIIEAINYINEETTLLSFNAAIEAARAGEAGRGFAIVAEEIRSLANRSNESLDNIISIFRQIKDAMQQVEDAMDKSRNNIKSSDQNVVDVYKALEEMQNVVEEAKNVSIEIAKQARSQLKGTEDIDKVVGEITDIAEDNLSGSRQAAQMNLEQSKVIEEVAEAADDLADMAESLQNMIKKFKL; encoded by the coding sequence ATGTTTAGTTTTCTAAAAATTATAACAAAGCCTTTTTTGTATTTAGTGAGATTAGTTAAATCCCTTGACAGATTTGTGATAAAAATCCTGGGACGATTAAAAATAGGGAAAAGAATAATGCTCTTTATATTATTAATGATAATAACTATTGTAGGTATTAGTTCTTATCAAATTTATAATTCTTATCTGAATACTCTTGAAAACAACGAACGGGAGAAACTGCAGCAGGATCTGAGGGTTATCAGTAACCAGTTAGAGCAGAGAAAAATTGAAGTCTCCAGTATCGCTGGTAGTCTGGCCAAAATGCCCCTGGCCAGAAAAATTATATATGATATGGAATATGACAAAACATACTGGGAGTACATAATGGGACAGTTACAGGTCGATGGTATAGAGATAAGGGATTTTGATTTTGAATCGGTGGCCAGGGTTGGTAATGTAGGTGTCGATTTTGAAAAAAATAATGAGTTGAAACAAAAAATTGTTGATCTAATTTTGTCAGGGGTGGACGTAACTTTCTTTACCCATAATGATAAATACATACAGGTGAATGCTGTAAGCAGTGTCATTGATGAATTCAGAATACCGGGCCTGGGTGGGATTATGGTTAGTAAATTTCTGGGGTCTGAATTTATTAAATTATTACCTTTTAATGATGAATATGGAGTTCAATTGTACTATAATCAAAAATTAATAGATAGCAACCAGATAGGGTCAAACTTTAACGATGTAGCCTTGATAACCAGTGATATTGAAAATACCTTTAACAGTGGTTCTGATAGTTATTTAATCTGTAAAAGAGAAATAAATGGGGAAATATACTCGGTTGGTTATTTACCGATCAAAAACTTTTTTGGTAAACCCATTGGTTATATTGTCTTGATACAATCCAGGGCAGGAGTAGTTGGGAAAATAAATGATATGTTCAGACAGATTATTATAAATTCACTGGTCATTATTGGAATATCGTCTTTGTTTGTCTTGCTGATTACCCAGAGCATAACACATCCCCTCAACAAAGTTATTGGAGGAGCCCGCCAGGTCAGTCAGGGAGACTTACGGGTCACAATTGAAGCAGATTCAAAAGATCAGTTTCTGGTTCTGTCTGATAACTTTAATCAAATGGTCGCAAACCTGAAAAATGTAGTTTCCAGCCTGTTATATTCCTCTGATAATGTTTATAAGATGTCACAAAATTTATCAGCCAGTGTTCAGGAAGTCAGTGCTACTTCAGAGGAAGTAGCAGCGACCAGTGAAAAGATTGCCCTGGGAGCTGAAGAACAGGCTACTAAAACAAAGGAAACCGAAAAACTTCTTGATAATATTAAGAAGGGAGCAGAAGATGTAAGTGAGAGTTCAGCTAAAATTGTTGAGGTTGTCGATAATGTCCAGAAACAGTCAATAGATGGGTTAGATGTTATTAAAAAAGCGAGAAATCATATGGGGAAAACCCTTGAAGAGTTAGATTTAACAAATGAAGTAATTGATAACTTAAGGGATAGCATCGATCAAATTAATACAATCATTGAAGCAATTAATTATATTAACGAAGAAACAACGTTACTTTCTTTTAATGCAGCTATTGAAGCTGCCAGGGCCGGTGAAGCTGGCCGGGGGTTTGCTATAGTTGCTGAAGAAATCAGGTCGTTAGCCAACAGGTCCAATGAATCACTGGATAATATTATTTCTATTTTTAGGCAGATAAAAGATGCTATGCAGCAGGTAGAGGATGCCATGGATAAAAGTCGTAATAACATCAAGAGTAGTGATCAGAATGTGGTTGACGTGTATAAAGCCCTTGAAGAAATGCAGAATGTAGTAGAAGAAGCAAAGAATGTCAGTATAGAAATAGCTAAACAGGCGAGAAGCCAATTAAAGGGTACAGAAGATATAGATAAAGTAGTTGGGGAAATTACAGATATTGCTGAGGATAACCTGTCAGGGTCCAGACAGGCTGCCCAGATGAATCTGGAACAATCCAAAGTAATTGAAGAAGTGGCCGAGGCTGCTGATGACCTTGCCGATATGGCAGAAAGCCTGCAAAATATGATTAAGAAGTTTAAATTATAA